Within Seriola aureovittata isolate HTS-2021-v1 ecotype China chromosome 12, ASM2101889v1, whole genome shotgun sequence, the genomic segment agatgatgaAGACTAACAACTCCACAGCTTCACACAGCCCGTGTCAGAGAGTGATGGTGGACataagagagatgagagaggctCACTGTACGAAGGCTCTGGAGCAGAGGCAGTGaatcctctcctcttcctcctcctcatcctcagtgtgtttcctggtgAAGAACAGATCCGCCACCACTGTCACCCTGCTCCTCTCCAGCATCATCTTCACCATCAGCTGCACACAGCGACACCAGCACCTTCACACACCGGCTGACCCCGTCTGTGTCCGGACCAGCATGGGCGCGCTCAAACACACTCACGTCGGTATGCTAGTACAGCACGACACTTCCGGCCATatcttttcagaataaaagcgttgtccaaataaatacaatgtGTTTTCTGTCGCTAATTTTGCTAAAGAGTAAATATCACGGGAATTAAACTCAAATGCAGTCATACTGTTTTTGAGAATGAAAGAGGAggtacagcacacacactctacagTCCTTTGTACAATGCTGCTCCACAAATGCTGATGATATAATACAGCCCTTTAATCATACCTATCAATTGGAAActtatgtttttaattcttataaaaatatcaatgtgtattgtgcttttatttatacCGCTCTTCTCTTTTTACTTGctcttattcattttattgtcatcACTTCTACTACGCCTTCTCTTTTATCtagtttcatttttctgtgaagcactgtttgaaaaatgctatataaataaagttataatactaataataacaacaacgacaataatgataatggtaataataatcatcatcatcatagttATTgatatctttattattattattattattattgggcTGACTATTCGACTATTATTCGACTTACATTGGATATCCTATATTGCAGTTACTAAATGAGTATTGGGTCTATATATTTGGATGATAAtgtcatattttgtatttatttatatttatatcttatCTTTTTGTTTGCAATTTCTCCACCCTTAGCTCTCCTTGGCTTTCATCTCCTGCATGGGTTTTACTTCCTTACAAATAAGGTTGTTGAAAGTAGAGTTCTCTGTGTCACTAGCTGTTTtgcgcttttattttgaaggtcaaAGACGTGCGCTCCATGGTCGAAACGGAAgtttaattttcatgttttgctgCTGGTGAGCGGAACTTATCTGCGGGTACCGTAGTTTTCCAGGGACTCCGAAACACTCTAACACCGGACTGTGTCACAGCCAAAGCGCTCCGGGGTCAGGACCAGGACCGCTGTCAGCTAACAGCTATAtatgtgtttggtgttttggtgtgaCATTAAATGAACAGTGGTGTGGTTTAATGGCTCAGTTTACCGGGTGACTGTCCAAGGTAACGTCTTCGGTGTTTGGTGACGTTTACTCTGAAGGCTGCTGTCAACTCTCTGATTTTCCATTTCCGCTCATTTAACCTCAGTTAGCTGAGAGTTTTACCGCGGCCCCTGGCTACAGCTGTAGTGTGTAGTTTCTTCACGGGTCTTCTCCTCTTAGCTAGGCTGTAACATTAATCCACACACTAAAGCTAACTTCCATTAAATGACATACAGCACAGCTGTCAGTACAATAACAGGGCTCGGTGTCGTGTCTCGGTAGCACCCGTTTTTACTGAATCTTACTACTTACTGTTCTACAAACTGTTCCTGACGAATCATTCAAAACCCCTCAAATGTGCCTCTGTTGACCTGACACTTACATGTGTATTATACCTAAATTAAATGCAGTGTAACAGGAAATGTTTCCGCTCATGGATGAATGGAGTTATTGTACTGAGTGGTGTTTCCTTGTCCCCTCCTGTAGTTGACTGTGTACAGCAGCAGATGCTCTCCATGCAGAGGGATCCTTCCCCCTGAGGCTGCCGGACTGCCCGATCCTGTCTGCAGCCTCTCTGTCAGCAGGATGTCCGACATTGGGAACCAGTCCTGCCTGACCACAGCAGAGGACACGGTCTCTCTCCTGGTATGAACCCTGTCTGTTTAGTACTGGCACTGTTTGTTCTCTCTGTACATTAGGCTGTGTTCATGCAGAGATTTTGTTTGAATTACTTAAAGAAAGAGTTGATTACGAGTGTCTACTTGATCGGATCAGGGTTTGTGATTACAGTTACATGATGAGGCGGCAGCAGCTCAGTTGTTAGAGCGGGTTGGTCATTCATTGCAGGGTTGTTGGTGTTTGAGGAAGACACTGAACGCCAGACTGCTCCTCGTGTGTGTCACACTGCCATATGAATGTAATGTATTGTAACTTTTACTAAGAGAGATACGCTCGGCTTATTGTTAAATGTAAGACATTTCTGCATTGGTTGAAAGAACAAGCTGTATATCAGGCAATAGAAATGGTTTCAGCGCTCAGGTAAAAGTAGCCAAATGTACGATAACTATTGTATTCATAATGAATAAATTAGTGAACTGACAGGGAATTCATCACTCACTCGGCTTTGGCTGATATTCGCAAATATTTGAACATCACAATataactttcttttcttctgtccaGCTGCAAAGTCTGACTCtcatttcactgtttgcttACTGGACATTGAACCTTGGCATGTGACAGTATAAAACTTTGAACAGCTGTTTAGTGGCAACATCAGTTATACctcaaacataaaatacaattatataattatatagtatttatataataatgaataaactTCTCATTTGATGACATGGTCCTCAAGTTTGCTTTGGTATAGTTTATGGTTTGAAATGCTCGACCTGAAGAGTTTTTGCTTATTGCATCATAGTCAACTTTGTCAGTCCATGGATGAGTTGTAAGCCCTCTGGCACAGATCCATACTCTGCAGTCTGGATTTGAATGTAGGACAGTTTGATAGTTTGAGCTGAAATTAgatatttcaatttcagttgcaattgtcatttttacattttattttcactgaaaaaaactataaaactgtTGATgtgatttctttgttgttggTCTCGTACCAAACGAACATGTTCCTTCACGTCTGGAGAATGTGATTTGTtggccggggcgtctctgtagcatcACAACACGTATGGTGCTAAAAATGCTGTGACGCAGTTTTCCTTCATCAAAGAACCTGCGGATCCTGTGATCTGGATAGTTCACTTAGCCACAGTGCAATTTTCGattataatttgattaattgcgCAGCTCTAATCAGTACATTGTTAAACAGCATTTATTTCTCACGTTGTAGCATCTGTTGGGacagcaactgtgtgtgtgttatgtgtgtatgtgtatagaCTCCCAATACACTCACAGCTTAGTGTGCCTgcttaaagggtcagttcacccaaatcccctttttttctcatttaacacCAATGCTGATATTGGTGTTGATTTGCTCAGATATCCACCTCTTGTTAACCATGAATCCACTACAATGGGGGAGAATAGAAATCCGTATGTGTTGCTCAAGTCATtgaaaaaatgatttgacaACAAGACTAACCCGTACAGCTACTGTATGTTCGCAGCATCGTCCAGTAGCTGCTGAGATGTTTGTGTCTGCGGTGGTGGATCTaagtattgtgtgtgtctttgtggctccacagatgtgtgtgtttcacgCATGGGAGGAATGGGCAGGGCTTGGTCAGCTGGAGGACTACCTGAGTGTTCTGGAGTACCTGCTGTGGGTCTTCACCCCTCTGGCCATCGTCTTCATCGTGCCCTTCCTCATCGTCATCCTCCTTTACCTGAGTATACTCTTCCTCCATGTCTATAAGGTACGCACACGCTCCTCCTGCACCGCATGAACAGTGAATCACAGCTCGTGTCGTTTACCGGGCGCTCACAAATGATTTACCTGCCATCCAGTATTTTTAGTCATAAATAATAAAGGCTGGTGCTATAACATGATACTTGTGTGTTACCGGAAAGGAGACAATAcgcttactgcagcacagcaataaaagtcCTGTTAAGAGATAAAAGGTTTCTGCCCACTGAAAcactagagggcttttaatttgaaacgatTACAGGAAGCGTTGCATGTGTATTAATACATAATGCCGTAACTTTAATAGGGCAAATGGAATCGGATCATGTGGCTTCATACTAAAATACGCTATGAGCAACTGTACATATCAAACAGAAGGAGATAGACATAAATAGCTGCCTCTAAAATGCATCTTACGTTCTGATAAAGCCTGGTGTTATAACATGATACGTGTGTACTACTCACTTTTTAACCTTCACATAATTCGACAGAATGTGACCAAAGGGTCTGTTAAATGAGCACAGTGACAAACAGTCAGCAGTACAGGTTTGAACTGAACATCCTCAAACTACAAGTTAAAGTAGTCAGCTCAGAGTTGATTCATGGGATCACAGGCCGGAGCCTTTGTTCAGCTGCTCCAACATCTCGAGCAGGCAGCTCTAAACTCTGAACTGAACAGATAAGTTACAGAATAGCACAGAGGAAATGAACAACGGGAAAATAAAGCTCTGTAAATGTTGTGGACATTTGAGCACCCGCTGTTGAGTCATCTGTTGGTAAAGTTCACAGTGGTAGAATACTGTCAGAGTAATGcattaaacatttattgtttggtgaatagTTCgccttttctctgttgctaAGCAACGCAGTGTTGCCGAACACTTCCTTTCCGCACTGATCGGGTTGTTTTCAGTTGGAGATGCTATTGCTCCTTCACAACGATCATTATTCCCTCGTGACTGAGTCGTATCTTGTAGGTAATTCAGCATCGTGTTTCCAGAACACTGTGACGtggaatgacagcagctctTTAAGActctttgtgatttggtctCAGTGAGTTAGGAGTCCTCTCCACTGCTTCTACCTTCTCCCAGacttaggagctacttttagcgcTATGTGACTTTGTGAACAGCTGTTAGTCAGAAAAATGAGGAGtcctaaagttaggactgacaCGCTGATTATTTGTAGAAGTTTCTCCTGAATCGGCAAGTTAGGATGCTTTGTGAATACCTACCCTGGTCATTAGCTTATACATAGGCAATTGATTCAATATTAACTATTGTTTAACTAATGTTTTTCTATTCGTATATGTATTTGCAAGTTATGCACCTGAAGGGTATCTAAGAGTAATGCTGAGTTTCTGAACAGTTGACCTGATCTGTTGACTGGCACGTCCAGCACCAGTCGCTGAAATGAAGCTTAAACAAAGGTGAATAGTTGGAGTAATACGTTTTGGACCAAACCACTGAAATGTACGGTgtccctgagagctcaacacactgcgaCTTAAGAAAACAcgtgcaaagacacaaacacactgcaaattcaggaaacatcttcatcaatttgacaacacgtgCACTGCAaattcacacaacacaaaggaAGTGTTTCAACActgaaaagtgatgaacctggctgggacgcacttgttcaATTAATTCAATAACAAGTGtttcccagccaggttcatcactgttattttttgccttacttccaatacagcgagagagagagagagacatgaagtcaggaggacaggagagagagagagagagagagagagagagagagagagagagagagagagagagagagagagagagagagagagagagagagagagagagagagagagagagatgaagtcaggaggacaggagagagagagagacatgaaaatcagggagagagagagggagagagacagagacatgaagtcagggagacgagagagagagagagatgaagtcaaggagagagagagagagagagagacatgaagtcagggagagagagagagagagagagcgtgagacagagacatgaagtcagggagacaggagagagagagagagagagagagcgtgagacAGACATGAAGTcagggagacaggagagagagagagagagagagcgtgagacagagacatgaagtcagggagacaggagagagagagagagcgtgagacagagacatgaagtcagggagacaggagagagagagagggagagagacagagacatgaagtcagggagagagcgatagagagggagagagaagagagacatgAAGTcagggagacaggagagagagagagggagagagacagagacatgaagtcagggagagagcgatagagagggagagagaagagagacatgaagtcagggagagagagagagagagagagagagagagacatgaagacaggagtgagagagagagacatgaagtcagggagagagagagagagagagagagacatgaagacagggagagagagagagagacatgaagacaggagagagagagagagagagagacatgaagacagggagagagagagagagacatgaagacaggagagagagagagagacatgaagtcagggagagagagagagagacatgaagacaggagagagagagagagagagagagacatgaagacagggacagagagagagagacagaggatgatATGGAGCAGAGGGCCCTGGGTTGGACCTGAACCCCCACGCTTCTGTGCTGGAAACACGTGTTGTGGGACTGAATTTGTAGCAcgtttgtgtctttgcatgtgttttcttaagtcgCAGTGcgctgagctctcagggccaccgtagaaatGAGAGCCATACAGGATGTTAGAATCTGTTGCTATTGTTCTGAACAGAGGAAGAATCAGCTGAGGGAAGCTTACTGCAACAACCTGTGGGATGGAGCCAGGAAGACCCTGGCTACTCTGTGGGACGGACATGGAGCCATATGGCACGGTAAGATTCTGTCACATAGCATTCAGACAACAGTTATACACCTACAGTCAACAAGAAGAAACGACAAAGGAGAAAGATTCTGAGGTGAAGGAGGTCAGTAAGGACACGGTTAAGATAATATAACAAACTTTGTTCATCCCAGAGGAAACGTTGGTGTCAAAGATGCTCAGTGTTCTTTCAGTTAAGCTCCAAATTCTTCAGACCCCTtccatttttatacattttattttgttgcagcCCCATTTTCCCTCATCACTCTACACTCAATACTCCATGATGACAAGGTGAAAACAGAACTTAAAAAATTTGAACAATTtactaaaaattaaaaactgaaatatcacatagacataagtattcagacactaaTGTAActcctgtgcttttcctgctacgCCAAGTCACTGTTCGAAAGTCCTGTAAGAGAGAAATACAGACTGATAAATGAAAGGACAAAGCTGAATAAACGAGTGGAGAAACCCaatgaatgcagatgcttccacgCAGGTGCACTGCAGGGTACAATGAGGCAGTTaacatcccatcatgctctgtggcGGGTACGAAAATGTTGATGGGGTCCAGTTGATTCTGATTCTGTATCAAGGGGAAAAGATCCGTCTAGAGTTCAGTGTTGGGGTTCAGAtggcaggagcttcagtcatAGAGATGCTCAGCTGGTGTTTCCATAGTAACAGTGACTAAAGCGACATCTGCGTTTAGATCTACGGGAAAGACGACAGTAAACAGTTGGATATTTGACGGCCGTGATGCTCGTGTGTTAGCGCGATATATAAGGAAACACTTGTTTTTAAGCTGCAGGTTACTGATTGTTCATGGCCACAGCTCTTAAAGAAATAACACGTACGCCTCATGTGTTCCAGGCTACGAGATCCACGGGATGGAGAAGATCCCCGACAAAGGCCCAGCGCTGATCGTTTACTACCATGGAGCGATTCCCATCGACTACTACTACTTCCTGGCTAGTGTCATCATCCAGAAGGGACGGACCTGCCACTCTGTAGCTGACCACTTCCTCTTCAAGATCCCAGGTGCTCACTCCGTTtcacacatgtgaacacacatacacttaccATAGCTTCTGTCGCACACATCAGGGCTTGGCTAAAACTTAAACATTAAACCTCAATATGTGTGTTGATAAAAGCAAAAACGCAACAAAGTGCAATGGAAAGAGACTTGGTGAATAAATGATGATCAAGATGAAGCATGTGACTTGCTTCTATtcttaattacaaataaaggTATATGGAGTTACagtgatgtatttatttttcatagttACAGCTGATTACTGAATGCTTCTGCAGCATGTTTGTTCACATTAACTAACAGGTGCTATAGAGGCGTTGCACCAGTTTAAACTCACCTGTGGGTGTGACGTCACCCTCTTCACACATACCGTGTACGCACTAACCCTCACCCACATACTCAGCTTTCCTCTGCAACTCAACTGGTTTTTCCGGAATTTCTTTTCCCTCCCCATCGGCTCTTTTTTCCGAATCTGCTGCGTCCCTCCCCCGTCTCGTctgattcccccccccccccccgtttccTCTCAGGCTTCAAGTTACTGCTGGAGGTGTTCAGCGTGATCCACGGTCCTCAGGAGGAGTGTGTGCGGGCTCTGAGGAACGGCCACCTGCTGGGCATTTCTCCGGGAGGAGTGAGGGAGGCTCTGCTCAGTGATGAGAACTACCCTCTGCTCTGGGGCAAACGCAAAGGCTTCGCTCAGGTCGCCATCGACTCTCAAGTGGTGAGTCGCCGTTATTTTTCGTAAATTCCACTTGACAGACACGGTGGGAGATGTGGTCAGTTCTCTTAGGAATCCCATCAGTTTCTTTCAGACAGCACATTACAGTGTTCAGTAGAGATGTGGAGAATGTTTTTGGTCGCCTTGAAAGACTGATGCAACACGGTCTGTTCCCTGCTGTGGAAATCCTTACTGAACCTTATTGTATGTAgaattatttactttgttttttttatttgttagaTTGAATTCCCTTACAGAAGGAGTTAACAACTCTATGAGCATAtatccccccaccccaccaaaaaaaaccatacatacacatacatactttAGCTGAGTAAATTTAAGAAGATACATTAATTCATAAGaataaagaagagagagagagagagagagagaaagagagaagaaaatacaatGAATAAGGTTGAACTCATTTTAAACTATATAGTTGTTCTcattcctttctcctccctcccatcccctccccctttctttcccctctccctttgttttttaaaattaattttaattttatataatatttgttttccGGATCCTCGTCCATCTTATGTCAAATACTTTTGCTAGATTCCTGATCCTGTGATTAATTATCTcagttttatacatttaattaattgcagtgctgttgttattattatattatacttaCTTCCATCC encodes:
- the tmem68 gene encoding transmembrane protein 68, which gives rise to MSDIGNQSCLTTAEDTVSLLMCVFHAWEEWAGLGQLEDYLSVLEYLLWVFTPLAIVFIVPFLIVILLYLSILFLHVYKRKNQLREAYCNNLWDGARKTLATLWDGHGAIWHGYEIHGMEKIPDKGPALIVYYHGAIPIDYYYFLASVIIQKGRTCHSVADHFLFKIPGFKLLLEVFSVIHGPQEECVRALRNGHLLGISPGGVREALLSDENYPLLWGKRKGFAQVAIDSQVPVIPMFTQNVREGFRSLGTLRFFRWLYERFRLPAAPVYGGFPVKFRTFLGDPIPYDPNIDAAELAERVQQAVRSLIDQHQKIPGNILRALFERFYTKHKER